GTTGCTGCATCTAACCGGGTTGGCGCAAGTTTTATTAACCCTGCTTTATTGGCCATTCTTACTCCGCATGCCACCTATACCAATGAAGAAATAAAGAAGACGCAAGCGTTTTCTTTATTGCTGCCAGCCGTTGGCGCCGAAGGTGCTGATAGCGATAATATGATTGATAAATTTGATTCGCTGCAAGACTCTTATGATGGTCTTGAAGCTGCAATTAATAGCGGTGATTCCAGTGACGTTGAAACCTTTCGAGATGACTTAGTTGTTGATTTGGAGTCACTAAAAGGCAATACCGCCAATGTATCTGCTGGCATTGGCGCAGCTTTTGTTATCCCTAATGAGTATCTGCCTATGGCGGTGTTTTATAAAAGCTACCTAGATGCTGTTGGGGTTGCGGATATTGCTCAATCAGATATAGATACCTTGAGTACACTTGACCCGCTTAATCCGCCAACGGAAATCACTGACTTAGACTCTCAAGGCGTGGTGCTGGCGGGTGGAGTCACTGACTTTGGCGTGGCATTAAGTTTCCCATTATCGATCGTAAATATGCCAGTAAGAGTGGGGATTTCACCTAAGTTTCAGCGTATAGATACGTACCACTACTCTGTCAATGCCAATAACTTTGATGCCGATGATTTTGACGATGATAAATATCGCAATGATGAGAATTTATTTAATCTCGACATTGGTGTCGCTTTTGAGCCAATGGATGCTTTGACCGTTGGGTTATCTGCGCGAAATGTATTCAGTAAATCCGTTAAAACAGTTGAGTCACAAGGGCGTGAATTTCATTATCAAGTTGAGCCGCTTATAACAGCTGGAGCCGCATATGATTGGGCGTCAGTGACCCTAACCACAGATATTGATTTGGTAGACCAGACTCGTTTTAAAGAACTTGATGCGGTGCAATATTGGCGAGTTGGCGGTGAAGTAAAAGCAACAAATTGGTTGTCTTTGCGTATGGGGTATCGTCATGACCTAAAAGATAATAATGTTGATATTTACTCTTTTGGTACTGGTTTTGCCATTGGTCAGGCTTTTAAGCTTGATATGAGTGGTAGCTATGGCGAAGATGATGCCATAGGCGCTGTGCTTCAAACCTCTTATCATTTCTAGCCATTTTCTAGCATCTGTTTTGGTGTAACATCTTTGTGATTGCATTAACCTCTGCTTACTTCAATGTCGCTAAATCAACTAAATCAACTAAATCAACCTTTACGCTTTACATTTAATCTATACGATTTATTCAATTTTTGCGGCTTACTCAATTTAAAGGTTATTGTTTTAGCTCGCAAAGAGTTCGATTAATGATTTTATGGTTAACACTAAGGCGCTCAATCCACATAATACAAGCGTTGCCATGCGCGTTTTCTGTTTGTCGACTTTATTGCTAAGTTTTCCTGCCACGTAGCTGCCTAAAAATACCGATGGTAATAGCATTAATGACAGCCAAACATGTTTGGTTTCAACCAAGCCAACAATGACCAGAATCACCATAGCTATCATCGAACTGAATACAAAGAAAATAGACAATGCTGCGCGAAATTGTGGCGCGTCTTTTCCAGCTAATAGAATAGCCAATGGTGGACCACCAATTGCGGCTATATTGCCAAAAACCCCCGATAGCACTCCAGCAATAAATAAGGTTATACGATTAACGGGGGCGGTAATTTTGTAAAAACTGAGAATGACTGCTGAAGCAACAATAAAGGCAATGGCGAGACCTAATACTGATTGCGGGGCAAATACCAGTAAGGCAGCGCCGAGAAACCCACCTGGAATACGCCCAATCAAAGCATATTGCAGACCATTAAATTGTAGCGAAGTGCGTTCCCGTAGCAAGGTCAAAAAGGCAATGGAAAACCCACAGGCAATAACTGGTACTGGGACGAGTTGAGGGTCAATAATATAAAGCAGGGGACTTGCAACAACCGCTAAACCAAAGCCGATAAGGCCTTGGGTTAATGCGCCAAGAAATATAATAACCGATGCAAGCATCAAGGTTTGCGGATCGATAAATGCCATATACTTCTCTATGAGTACGAGGTGACTCAGAAATCGCCATATTACATTGGGTAATATGGCGATGTGGGTGAACTAAACTAATGGGGCTTACATCGGAACATAAGCTCAAGATTCATTTAGTTACAGCTTAACTTAGTCGTCTAAGTCTTCCCATTCAATACCCATTTGATCCATTAATGCTTTTGCTTCACTAGGGATGCTGTCAGGGCCTTCTTTAGATAAGTCATCATCATTTGGCAGTGGCTGACCAGTGTATGCGTGTAAAAATGCTTCACATAAAAGCTCACTGTTGGTCGCATGACGCAAGTTATTCACCTGACGGCGAGTACGCTCATCGGTCAATACTTTTAATACTTTTAAAGGAATCGATACCGTGATTTTTTTAACTTGTTCATTTTTTTTGCCATGTTCGGCATATGGGCTGATATAGTCGCCATTCCATTCAGTCATTAACTCACCTTTATACGATAGAT
This window of the Shewanella goraebulensis genome carries:
- a CDS encoding conjugal transfer protein TraF, which produces MLKRLALPFCLFMLASNVQASGLYFEARSDSMGGTGVAASNRVGASFINPALLAILTPHATYTNEEIKKTQAFSLLLPAVGAEGADSDNMIDKFDSLQDSYDGLEAAINSGDSSDVETFRDDLVVDLESLKGNTANVSAGIGAAFVIPNEYLPMAVFYKSYLDAVGVADIAQSDIDTLSTLDPLNPPTEITDLDSQGVVLAGGVTDFGVALSFPLSIVNMPVRVGISPKFQRIDTYHYSVNANNFDADDFDDDKYRNDENLFNLDIGVAFEPMDALTVGLSARNVFSKSVKTVESQGREFHYQVEPLITAGAAYDWASVTLTTDIDLVDQTRFKELDAVQYWRVGGEVKATNWLSLRMGYRHDLKDNNVDIYSFGTGFAIGQAFKLDMSGSYGEDDAIGAVLQTSYHF
- the metJ gene encoding met regulon transcriptional regulator MetJ, with translation MTEWNGDYISPYAEHGKKNEQVKKITVSIPLKVLKVLTDERTRRQVNNLRHATNSELLCEAFLHAYTGQPLPNDDDLSKEGPDSIPSEAKALMDQMGIEWEDLDD
- a CDS encoding sulfite exporter TauE/SafE family protein, which produces MAFIDPQTLMLASVIIFLGALTQGLIGFGLAVVASPLLYIIDPQLVPVPVIACGFSIAFLTLLRERTSLQFNGLQYALIGRIPGGFLGAALLVFAPQSVLGLAIAFIVASAVILSFYKITAPVNRITLFIAGVLSGVFGNIAAIGGPPLAILLAGKDAPQFRAALSIFFVFSSMIAMVILVIVGLVETKHVWLSLMLLPSVFLGSYVAGKLSNKVDKQKTRMATLVLCGLSALVLTIKSLIELFAS